aaaactttattttatatattggAATATATATCCATTTAAAGTAATACTTTCTCTTAATGAGAAcaaggaaaaaaaaaggtacaacttaaaaaaagaaggtaaattattttataaaaaaaaaaacaaatgcatgtaatataagaattacattatataacaGGAAAAATTTACTGGTGATAAAAAGAGggtataataaatatttgaatacatatatttagaAGTACATAACAAATTTTTAAAgtaaaatatgaaaatattatttattaatatattaatttataatattattatacaataaaatatatctatcatatatatatatatatatttataaatattaattaattcaCTTTTTTAcaggaaaaatataaaataataatatatttaataatatattactagatttaaaaaatgaaactataaaaatgtttacatattttttttttttttaatggtattattttaaaaaataccAAACAGCAATTTAatgttttataataaaatattataatttaaaaattctaggaaaacatattataatatattttttatatattatatgttatatataatttatatatatacgagatttttattatatttttttaaaataaaaatatatatatatatatatatatatatatattatatattatattatgtacatttttcaaacttttataattctttaataaatatattttataattatttcgTTTTTTCTCtacttatattttttgtccatgttttttattataaaaaagtataaaaaccaaagaaaagtataaatttaaatgagaaaatttaaaatatgaaatattaaaagcaaatataaatcatgACTACAATAGgagaatataaaaaaaaaaaaaattgtaagaaaataaaatataaataaaattcatattatatatattattatatctcTTTAAactttaaaataaaaaatacatttatttcttttctttttcatatatgtATGGGTTTGTAAAGAAAAGGTTTTCATGCCATAACAATGAATTAATAttcttaaaaataaaaaaaagaagtagtaaaatatatatatatatatatatatatatatatatatatatttatttattttttatttttaaaatataaaactgttataaaataagtgaacatataacaataaaaatattttttatgatacagtacaaattatattatggTTTTCCATAATCTGTATTATTtcaataaatatttttaataaatatttaaatgcTTTAGATTAATtgtaattttaatatataatagtttgaaaaaagaaatatattaataaatattccTATATGATTTGCATTTTACcatatattacaaaaattattattccactataaatattattattatctttttttttttttaattaatataaaaaaattaattcatatacaatttatataaataggAAATTTTCACTTCatcttaatatatatatatatatatatatatatttttttttggtagtataataaattgaataatatatattttatagaatcatgttttttattgttattcTAAGGAATGcatatttataaagaaaaaagagactaaaggaaaatattcatttgtagtaataatattatcaaaattatatatgtgaacaccgtaaataataattgtatataattattatatatatatatatatatatatatatttattgtatattaggataaattaaaatattcttaacccatttatttatttatttatatattaatttaaaagatactcataaaaatttttgtcctataattatacatgcgttaaaagagaaaaaaaaattatatatataaaatattaatatatatattatataacaataaatgtataatttttttaaaatgcTTTATCATATAGTAGAACCTAAATAGAATTAAAATTATGccatattatatataattaaatataaaataaaataataaatatcaCTATAAGCTTCAcagaaaaataaaaaaaataaaaattgcttattttattttattttattttattttttgacCACTTTTTtaagttatatataaaaaaaaaaaaaaaaaaaaatacatacatggaatataatattatacgtatatatccatatataatataaatatacatatttttcttctgCGAACATGAAATTATTGGGGTANNNNNNNNNNNNNNNNNNNNNNNNNNNNNNNNNNNNNNNNNNNNNNNNNNNNNNNNNNNNNNNNNNNNNNNNNNNNNNNNNNNNNNNNNNNNNNNNNNNNNNNNNNNNNNNNNNNNNNNNNNNNNNNNNNNNNNNNNNNNNNNNNNNNNNNNNNNNNNNNNNNNNNNNNNNNNNNNNNNNNNNNNNNNNNNNNNNNNNNNNNNNNNNNNNNNNNNNNNNNNNNNNNNNNNNNNNNNNNNNNNNNNNNNNNNNNNNNNNNNNNNNNNNNNNNNNNNNNNNNNNNNNNNNNNNNNNNNNNNNNNNNNNNNNNNNNNNNNNNNNNNNNNNNNNNCGCcttaaaaatttaatatacattaaaatattaatttttatatttatttttatttcttttttaaatataattaattgtatataattttacctaataaaaattatatatatatatatatataagtaaaattctttttctttttttttttttttttttaatttttttttttatttcgtTTTATTATCCTTTTATCAAAATGCAGCCTTGTCCATATGACGTATACAATCAAGTAAACCAAGTAGGAACTCATTGGGCTCAACATTTAGGAGAACACTTACATCATTTAGCACATATGCATCAACATACTCCACATGTACATCATCACATTCCACATGTACATACTCTAGCTCATGATAGGCCTTGTATGCCAATAACTGCTTTCTTTTGTCGACATCATGAACATTGTAGTTCCCATTTAATTTTAAgctttttattattagcTTTCTTCCTAATAGTAGTTTATAGATTATATAACGCGGTAAGttatttttaacatatataagATTCTTATTcaatacatattatatatatatatatatatatatatattagcTGATTTTATtgcattatatattatatatgtacttttattccttttttatttttcagATTGTTAATTCAGAAAAAACTGTACGTattgtaaatataacaCCAGTAAATGATGAACATAAGGCTGAAACGAGTAAGGACCAATCAAAATCAACAAGTGATTCTTCTACCAGTACAGAACAAACATTATAAGAgacacaaaaaaaaaatatacatatatatatatatatatatatatatatatatctatttatttatttatttatatgtatatgtaattTTCCGAACAATTTGCTTTCAATGATCTATTGgttcattaaaaaaattcacaaaattataaacaaccgttttatttaaatttatatatttttcatattccATAAAAATCTATTTCaagtttttttatttcattattttatgatacctagttataataaatatttttgtctatatattttcatatgttTAGAGCATTGATATggtatatttataatataattgtataaattatattaccGTTTTGcttttgttattttatataatttactTTATTCtatatccttttttatatttcattatttattttatatctatagatcttataaagaaaataaaaatgaatatatatatatatatatatatatatatatttatttatttatttatatatacatgtaaaaaaatttataaaaataaaataattaaagaACTAATTAAaatctttttaataaataaaaaaggaatgTATATTCAATCTACATGGATGTACAagaaatacatatattaaaataaatttcgatatatatttttattttatgtttgTTAATTGTCTCATTTGTGGActctttaaaaaatattggATACCATAAAAGAGgttttctttatattattgtaatGAGAATTATGactcaaaaaaaaaagaaaaaaaaaaaaaaaaaaacacaagcatatatatctatatatatatatatatatatataaaataacctacttttatattaacatattttgTAACATTTAAAAGAGAAATATACAGAAAATTATTCgaatgaatatatttatatatgcatattaaaatataaacagaaaaagaaaaagaaaaaaaaaaaaaaaaaaaaaggacATTTACGCAGAAtcaataaattatatatattcaaacCATGTATAATTTGTTATGACTCTCTAACTGTCAAAACtggataaaaataatgattcAACAAAATCAAAGAGAACTCtatatatccatatatatGGTTTTAAGCCTGATAGGAATAATCCTTCGTTTCCccttttatataataaatatataatattattattttttgaaatttttatgatatcAAAATGgttaaaattaaaatttttggAATCAGAAGagaaaatgaaaacaaCTGGGAAATTGAACAgatgtatatttttagatataaatttattagaTGAATTTTGTAACATGAAAAAGAAtacttttaataatttataatcatgataatttaaaaatcTTGGTATTATAGATGTATTAAAAGATTCACTATTCCTAACATTTCTATAAAGTATATGACTATTTTTCTTTTCGTTAAAATAACCATGTATTTTTTCAATGAATTGATAAAATTTTTGATTATTACAAAAAGCTAAATAACTTTCTTCGTTATagtatgtatatatatatattaaaattaaataattatatacattatatataaatgataaattatataaaaatttatctTGTATACTTATATCTATTTGTTTAtcttcaaaatatattttccatttttcgtataatgatttaatattaaaatatactCTAATTTTACTTTCAAAAGAGTcactatatatatttttacaaaacgtgctattattatatgtttcattaaaaaccatattattattattattatttaatttataacTATTCTTAACATCATATAGTTcattattactttttatatttttagtcttacaatataaattttcGTCACATTTATACGcgtctttttttttattcattttatgtattttattaaaaaatgataaattgTTTTCAAAATATTCAATAGTGTTAAAGgaattcttattatatatttccacattaatattattatcattatctCTTATGGAcgaattattatatgtataatcCTTATTATATTCCATTGGATTACTTACATTATTactaatattttttttattcatatctGATACgttgttatatatttcatttcCTATATTACTccttatattattcttttcactaatattattattattattattaatattattgtatttTAAATGAATTTTATCTATTTCTTGTATATactcattttttatattctcaaaatttttttcacatTTATTGTTTTGATTATTATCATTCCATGTACATTCCATGTCCTTATTAATATAAGTACTTATATTTGTTCTGCtcacattttttttatcattatatatacctGTAATATTCgatttattttctaataGGTCTCTATATTTTTCAGGTCTATCTGtattagatatatatgttatatcACTTAAACGTTTTAAATGGACGTCATATTCAttactactattatttatatctaataaaaatttatctCTGTCCTGGTCATCTGTACTAATTTTACACAATAAATTATTGTAAAAATCATAAAACAATGatctttttaaaaaatttgatAACTCACTTGTACAACGGAAAAAATATCTCTGTTTTATAAGAGTAGAAAAAgaattgaaaaatatatttaatgaataaaaaaacttATGAACTATAGAAAATTTCCGTTTTTTAGTTTCTATAAAATCATCAGgataattaaatatatcaaacatattattatatgaaaaattaattaagATACATATTTCTTTTGTATGTTTCTTTCCATAATCATCAAAATTGGAATCTGCTGTAGACGTACTGTTGGCATCCGAAACCATTgcatttttattttttataaaggaatttatcattattttatccctttccatatttttcttttcttgATTTGTCTTATTATCACATGCATTAAAATTATGTTTAAATCTATTTCgaattttaaaaaaactATACCTAAATTTGTTGGATATTCTTGGGGCATCATCCATATTTTCACATTTCcttatttctttttttctgaATTTTTccaatatatttaatttgattttttttatttcagaatttttcatttcatGTCCCTCAGAATTATTTTCTACGTTCCTTTCAAAGTCCTCTTTTATATGTTtctcattattataattaacatatttttgAATCTCTGTATTCAAATTTTTCTCatctataatattatgtttttttacAATTTCATTATTTGTATTCTTGTTAATATCCTTAAACACATTCTTTTCAACATcatgttttatatttggTTCTACAAATTCTTTCATATCTATTTCTATaacattttctttatttaaatcTATATACTTGTTCAAATTTGTTTCACAATTTGCCTTCgatataatttctttaatttCCAAATTATCCTTAAAACTGCCAACTAAACTATGGTTACTATTATTAGTCTTGTGCTTTTTAATAAAGGATGCAAAATTACTTAGACTCATATTAGCAAATTTATTTGTACTAGAATTTCCTTTGTATGTACTAGCAGAACCTCGAGGATCATTAGACACATGACTTTCATATATGCTCCATATTTTCGATTCATTGGGATTATGGTCATTTCTATATAAATTATCTTCttctttaatattattttcagACATCTGTTCTGAgtttttatgaaaaatatttaatttagATAAATTCAAAAGGgtttccatttttttttttttcaatttctctttaatatttcttaattttcccatatcattatttttattatccttcatttttattttcatattttttttggtattttttgtaaacatttcctctttttttattttattcttttgCTTGTCTTGTACATTTTCAACATTATTCGAAAATTCCGAATTATTTATTCGATTCattgtttttttatctatatttatattttgatcCGTATCCAGTTTTTTCACCATCTCTTGGTGATACTCAGTTTTGTTTTGTGCACCTTTTaaatttacattttttcCCTCAACCTTTTTGTCTTCTATTTCTATATCTGCTATTACTTCGTGTACCTTCTTCTGATCATCTACATCTTTATGGACATCGTTCAAATGGTGATCGACATCAGCTATACCTTTATCGTAATTTTCTACATTTCGATCGACATCATCTATATAATTATCGTAGTTTTCTACATCTCTATCAACATCATCTACATAATTATCGAAATTGTCTACAACTTTATCATAATTGTTTACACCTTGATCTTCCTCTTCGTCATCATCTTCGTCATCATCTTCTTCTTCCTCTTCTTCCTCTTGACAACTTTTATTACCTTTTTCTTTTGGTTCTCCTAgttcttctttttcatcTTCTCCTGAATGCATTTGCTCTTTTACTACATGacttaatattttttcatcatcataacTAGCATTCGAATCATCAGAATCGTTTTTATCAATTTCgttatatttcttttcattaatttttttatcttcatttataAAACTGGTTTTATCATTTCCTTTTATGTCacttaatattttatgtatattcCATTTTTTCGTAATTTTCTTAAATCTTTGACTTCGATTCATTTGTTCATGCtctaaatattttttttttttttttttttctccaaaaaaaagactcattatattacttttattattggGTTTATGCAAGGCacattttgattttttgTCTTCTTCACTTTTATTGATGGGATATAATTTTgaatgtttttttttttcattatcataAGTGTGTCCTTTAGTATCATGAacatgtttttttttataattatttatgtgACATTTATATGCATTAGTATTATAAAGATTAAAGGtgtttttaatattttcagCAACACCAGCTGTGCTTATCAATGTTGTCATGCCTCCAGgagttttattttttttctttttataaattttttccAAGAAATAATTCAGCATAATATTAGTACCATCATTAAAACATAggaaaacaaaattataatttttaaaaatagCTTTAAAATGGTTCATTGCAATATTTAAgtcattataattatcacTAAAAAATGAGAAAGGGGTAGAAAAAAGGAAAGTATAATTATCATCGATGTTGAACTTATTTTCAACAATATTGTTTAATTTAGaatttgtataattttctgtatgtatataattattattattattattatgtgcATAATTTGGGTATctattttcatcattaatattattaacatattGTTGATGATTATGATATTCATTACTTTgttcattataattattattaagaaAGAAATCATGACAATTGTTTTTGTCATTTTGATCGATATAATTAATAGTGtcctttattttatcattctgtttattatatacattgttatgaaatgaattattttcattgttatcattattataaatatttatatgatcatttatataactatagatattcattttatcttgtttatttttattttctttttcatgATCATTAAGATATGATATCGACTTATGGCAaagattattattatttttgataTCCTGTTTTGAAATATGTTTACtacattttaatttcttaTCATCAGATGAAATATTTGTGTGTGTTCCTTTAATATTAGAAGTTccattttcattatatatattaaataggtttttattcatatgtaGATTAAAGTTATTTGATATGTTTAAAATATTGGTAGTTTTCGATTTGAATATAAATGGTATGGAGAATCCAAAGTTTATgttaatatgtatatgtatacaaaTATAACCTAATAATTTCGCTATAACTGTAAATGTAtcaatttttatatctttttttaggaaataataaataggtattttattttccatttcattcatatttatataattataaaaaatttcaGGAAGTATTACAATAATTcctttaatatttttatacttCCATCTATTTAATTgcatttttaatttatctcgaatcatattttcattttttatatattttaattgttgttttttcttttcttgattaatatgatatttttctttattacTATAGCAATTGTTCTTTTGAGTATTAAGATTATTTTGCTCTAtttcattaatttttgttttctttaaatttatactattattatatatatgattttctttcattttttgtgtttctatatataaatctttattatcatttttatttattgtattttCCATTAATTTGTcattatttgttattaGTTTAAAATTCCCTTCTTTATTACTGCAtacattttctttatttatattccatttttttaatgatcttataataatttcttcttgatcattcatataatttttgttattataatattcttcatctttaatatttacatGATCATTAagatgattattattacaaatatttcCATCAACAATTAATTCTTCTTCTCCTAGACATgtctttttattatattgttcTTTAACCCCATCTCTATCATTTTGTTGCatactatttttttttatttcataataGTTGTGTGTAGTTACAGTTCTATCATTGTAtaactttttaaaaaagtgGTTTTTAAATATCCAAGAGAATTGTAAATACTGAATCAAAACGGTATCCTgcaaatataaatgttgAACATTTGGATCTTCTATTTTTCCTAAACCTAAGATATGTTTCCATTTATTGTCAATTAAAacaaattttatttttctctCTTGCTTTATATTAACTAAATCATACAGGTCAATTTTTTCAGaatcattaatattatcatttgtttgatctttttttttttttttttttttttttttaatactaGTATTAGGTAAATAATAGTCTATTATCACTACAccaaaattattattatttaacaCCTCCcttgtattaatataacaatttaaattgatattttcataaatatttgtatattcaacaataaaaaaaaatatatgtaatgCTTTATTgtatacataattttttattcttatactagtttcaataatataattGAATATATCTTCCTTTCTAAAATTACATGCTTCAAATTCCTTTTGTCCTTTTATATCATAGCATTCCTTTGATTGCtcaaaaattaaattattcaaatattcttttttcttttctatataataataaaatatgtgaacaaatatatgttgtaaaaaaggaaatattaaataaatggTACTTCTGTAAACCTTTTCTAAATTATTACATCTGCagttgaaaaaaaataaattgaatgaatatatatgcatatatatatatatatatataataataataataaatatattaaatattatatattgaatattccatattttaaatattatatattacatgttacatattttaaatataatatattatatatcaaaaattatatattacatataaattattatatattatttattatttatgtgtatTTGTTTCTTCCTTTTTGAATCATTACTTTTTCAAAAGCTTTAGTGACTTGTTTCCTATATAAAATACCAACCCCCTAGAACAGAAGTTATAGtcaaagaaaaaaaatgagaGTAACagtataaatatgataataaaaaaatccattataacatataaacaTGTTTCATCTTAcgtattttttaaaatatatatgtataaagtaaaacatatgaaaaaaagaaacaaaactttaaaaaaaatatatatatatatatatatatatatgtatatatataacatataatatataaacgCATTAGTTATGTTAacaattattttattctttttatttcattttcaccaaaaaaaaagtatattattatatatatatataaaaggattgaacaaataaacaagtaaacaaacaaacaaatataCACACTCTTGTATAAAGTAattttaacaaaaataaaaaaggaaaaaacataaagaaataaggataataaataatatatatatatatatatatatatatatatatatcaacatataaattttcaatcactaagaaatata
The genomic region above belongs to Plasmodium reichenowi strain SY57 chromosome 13, whole genome shotgun sequence and contains:
- a CDS encoding hypothetical protein (conserved Plasmodium protein, unknown function) → MDFFIIIFILLLSFFFFDYNFCSRGLVFYIGNKSLKLLKKCNNLEKVYRSTIYLIFPFLQHIFVHIFYYYIEKKKEYLNNLIFEQSKECYDIKGQKEFEACNFRKEDIFNYIIETSIRIKNYVYNKALHIFFFIVEYTNIYENINLNCYINTREVLNNNNFGVVIIDYYLPNTSIKKKKKKKKKDQTNDNINDSEKIDLYDLVNIKQERKIKFVLIDNKWKHILGLGKIEDPNVQHLYLQDTVLIQYLQFSWIFKNHFFKKLYNDRTVTTHNYYEIKKNSMQQNDRDGVKEQYNKKTCLGEEELIVDGNICNNNHLNDHVNIKDEEYYNNKNYMNDQEEIIIRSLKKWNINKENVCSNKEGNFKLITNNDKLMENTINKNDNKDLYIETQKMKENHIYNNSINLKKTKINEIEQNNLNTQKNNCYSNKEKYHINQEKKKQQLKYIKNENMIRDKLKMQLNRWKYKNIKGIIVILPEIFYNYINMNEMENKIPIYYFLKKDIKIDTFTVIAKLLGYICIHIHININFGFSIPFIFKSKTTNILNISNNFNLHMNKNLFNIYNENGTSNIKGTHTNISSDDKKLKCSKHISKQDIKNNNNLCHKSISYLNDHEKENKNKQDKMNIYSYINDHINIYNNDNNENNSFHNNVYNKQNDKIKDTINYIDQNDKNNCHDFFLNNNYNEQSNEYHNHQQYVNNINDENRYPNYAHNNNNNNYIHTENYTNSKLNNIVENKFNIDDNYTFLFSTPFSFFSDNYNDLNIAMNHFKAIFKNYNFVFLCFNDGTNIMLNYFLEKIYKKKKNKTPGGMTTLISTAGVAENIKNTFNLYNTNAYKCHINNYKKKHVHDTKGHTYDNEKKKHSKLYPINKSEEDKKSKCALHKPNNKSNIMSLFFGEKKKKKKYLEHEQMNRSQRFKKITKKWNIHKILSDIKGNDKTSFINEDKKINEKKYNEIDKNDSDDSNASYDDEKILSHVVKEQMHSGEDEKEELGEPKEKGNKSCQEEEEEEEDDDEDDDEEEDQGVNNYDKVVDNFDNYVDDVDRDVENYDNYIDDVDRNVENYDKGIADVDHHLNDVHKDVDDQKKVHEVIADIEIEDKKVEGKNVNLKGAQNKTEYHQEMVKKLDTDQNINIDKKTMNRINNSEFSNNVENVQDKQKNKIKKEEMFTKNTKKNMKIKMKDNKNNDMGKLRNIKEKLKKKKMETLLNLSKLNIFHKNSEQMSENNIKEEDNLYRNDHNPNESKIWSIYESHVSNDPRGSASTYKGNSSTNKFANMSLSNFASFIKKHKTNNSNHSLVGSFKDNLEIKEIISKANCETNLNKYIDLNKENVIEIDMKEFVEPNIKHDVEKNVFKDINKNTNNEIVKKHNIIDEKNLNTEIQKYVNYNNEKHIKEDFERNVENNSEGHEMKNSEIKKIKLNILEKFRKKEIRKCENMDDAPRISNKFRYSFFKIRNRFKHNFNACDNKTNQEKKNMERDKIMINSFIKNKNAMVSDANSTSTADSNFDDYGKKHTKEICILINFSYNNMFDIFNYPDDFIETKKRKFSIVHKFFYSLNIFFNSFSTLIKQRYFFRCTSELSNFLKRSLFYDFYNNLLCKISTDDQDRDKFLLDINNSSNEYDVHLKRLSDITYISNTDRPEKYRDLLENKSNITGIYNDKKNVSRTNISTYINKDMECTWNDNNQNNKCEKNFENIKNEYIQEIDKIHLKYNNINNNNNNISEKNNIRSNIGNEIYNNVSDMNKKNISNNVSNPMEYNKDYTYNNSSIRDNDNNINVEIYNKNSFNTIEYFENNLSFFNKIHKMNKKKDAYKCDENLYCKTKNIKSNNELYDVKNSYKLNNNNNNMVFNETYNNSTFCKNIYSDSFESKIRVYFNIKSLYEKWKIYFEDKQIDISIQDKFLYNLSFIYNVYNYLILIYIYTYYNEESYLAFCNNQKFYQFIEKIHGYFNEKKNSHILYRNVRNSESFNTSIIPRFLNYHDYKLLKVFFFMLQNSSNKFISKNIHLFNFPVVFIFSSDSKNFNFNHFDIIKISKNNNIIYLLYKRGNEGLFLSGLKPYIWIYRVLFDFVESLFLSSFDS
- a CDS encoding membrane associated histidine-rich protein, which translates into the protein MQPCPYDVYNQVNQVGTHWAQHLGEHLHHLAHMHQHTPHVHHHIPHVHTLAHDRPCMPITAFFCRHHEHCSSHLILSFLLLAFFLIVVYRLYNAIVNSEKTVRIVNITPVNDEHKAETSKDQSKSTSDSSTSTEQTL